The DNA window CTGCTTTATTTCTTCAAAGTTCACATCATTTGGCATGTAATCGCTCCTTTTTATCTCCCTATTTTAAAAGACTAGATTCATTAATAGTATGAATTAATTCACTTTAAAATATTCTAGTATTATGAGCGCATTGCGTTATGCACACTACATTGTAATTTTCATATTATATATTGATAATATGAAGGGAGGCTCCATAATGATGAGAAAAAGTAGAAGAAAAATGACCATCGACGAACATATACCGCAAACTGAACCAATTCAAGAGATCGAATTTATAGAAAGCATTGATGACAAAGAAGTTTTCAATACTGGGCAAAATGATATTTCTAGTTGGATAATTATAATAATTATTGTTATTTTTCTGTTCCAGTTTCTATAAAATAATACTTATAAAAAAGTGGGAAAAACCCACTTTTTCAATTAGGTAAATTTATAGGTTATTTGCCCGTTAATGTCTTAATTAAGGATTCATGATCCATTTCTAGCTCCAGTTCATAAACGCCATACTTAAACTTTCTTTGAAGACTTTTTTCTTTTATTTTTTCAATAAATCCTTCTTTATCCTTTATAATGCCTTCTTCAAATAACTTGTCAACTATTTGCTCACTATTATCACCCTTATTAATGACAAACTCTATAACATGCTTGTCCTCTTCAGCTGGTGTAGCATCTTTCTCTGAATCATTTGAAGTATATTCTGGTGTTTTTTCATCGTCTTTTGAGATTGCTTCTTTTAAAGAGATCATTCCTAATTCTCTAGCTTTTTCAATTATTTGTGCTTCTGTATATGAAATATATTCAGTTTTAGGATATGCTATGTTTAGCAAGCTAGAAATTAGAAATCCTATGCCTATACCCAAAATTAAGAAAAGCTTATTCAGTTTATTTGTATCCATAAGCATCTCCTTATATTATGATAATGTAATCTATTATTATATAATAACATGAAAAGAATAAGATGTATATCTAAATTATAGAAACTCCTTGGATTCCTCCTATACCTAAAGAGTAAAATATAATACTCCTTACAGTAAAAATATATTTGCCATATTGCAATTTCTAATCATATCCTTAGGCCATGCCGATGCCTGTACCTCACCAATATGTGCTTTTTGAAGAAAAAACATACAAATCCTTGACTGTCCTATACCTCCACCTATTGTATAGGGCAGCTTTTCACTGAGAAGCATTTGATGATAATCTAGACTCAGCCTATCTTCACTATCACTCTTCCTTAACTGCTCTATTAACGCTTCCTTGTCTACTCTAATGCCCATTGATGAAAGCTCGATTTCCTGCTCCAATATAGGATTCCAAAAAATAATGTCACCATTTAGTTTCCAGTCGTCATAATCTGGTGCCCTACCATCATGCTTAGTTCCAGAATTCAGCAAATCACCTATTTTCATAAGGAAAATTGCCTTCTTTTCTTTTGCAATAGCGTGCTCCCTCTCCTTTGGTGTGAGATTAGGATACATATCCTCCAGCTCTTGTGTAGTAATAATTGTAATATTCTCAGGTAAATTCTTATCTAATTGAGGATAAATGCCTGTAATATATTTTTCTACTTTTAAAAAAACATTATATATTCTTCTTACTATTTCTATCAAATATTTTTCTGTTCTTTGAGCTTTTTCAATAACTAGTTCCCAATCCCATTGATCCACATATATAGAATGGATATTATCTAAATCTTCCTCTGCCCTAATGGCATTCATATCTGTGTATAGTCCTGTATTTGGTTTGAAGCCATATTTATCCAACGCCATTCTTTTCCACTTTGCAAGAGAATGAACTATTTCCAGCTTGGCATAGTTATCATACTTCATTCCGAAAGAAACAGGCTTTTCCATTCCACTTAAATCATCATTTAGACCTGTTTCTGGCTTAACGAATAATGGAGCGGATACTCTTATCAAATTTAGTTCTTTAGCGAGCTCACCTTCAAAATAATCTTTTATCTCTTTTATTGCTATTTCAGTGTCAATTACATCTAAAGCAGGTTTATAGTCATCTGGTACTATTAATCCTTTTATCATTTATCTTTCTTCCTTTCTATATATAAATATCAAAAAATAAAAATGCTTTTCATCCAAAACAAGGACGAAAAGCATATGTTTCCGTGGTGCCACCTAAATTAGCTAAATATTAGCTCACTTCATCAGTACAGAAAATATTCGATACTGTCCAATATATAACGGTTTGACTCCGTCTAAGCCTACTTTCTGTCGATTTCGGTTAGAAACTCATAGATGTTCTTCAAATAAAGTAATGTATCGAACTCTCACCAACGCCGACTCTCTTTGACATTTTCTTTACTCTACTCTTCTAATCATAGCTTTTAGTTTTTCTTCGATTTAGTATTTTTAATATTATAATCTTATTATGTTAAGTTGTCAATAATTTTATTATCCTAGAATAGTTTACTTAAGGAATTTATTAGAACTAGAATGTAATGAGCTGATATACCAGCAATTATTCCACCAATAGTATGGCTTCCTATTGCTTTACCAATCAATTTTCTATGTCCTAATGCATCGAGCATTGCAACATGTGTACTTAAAAAGCCACTCCAGCACATTCCCATAGCTGTAAATACTGCTATTTCATTTGAACCGATAATCCCATTTTTCAAGAAATTTGGAACTAAGCTTAATGCTGCTCCAACTGCGCCAAGAGCAGTTATAGGAAATGCTATAGCCTCTGGTCTTTCAAATCCAAATAATACTTTAGAAGCAGGAGCAATCAATTCTCCTATTTTAGGCAATAACCCTACTCCTTCAAAAGCCTCTCCTTGATATCCTATAGAAGGGTCTAACGGGCCAAAGGTGAGTATCATGATAATAGTACATATTACGAGCACTCCAGGAATTATGCTAAGCCCTATATCTACTCCAAGCTTTCCGCCTTCTAGAAAAGCAGTGAGAAATCTCTCAAAAAAACTACCTTCTGATCTCTCTATCAATGTATCTGATAAATCCCTTTTATATGAATTCTTTTCAACAGTAGCCTTGCTCACACCCATAGCTTTTCTCGTTCTATAGGCCATGATTCTTACACTAACTATGCTGCCAATTATGGCCCCAAGATTTCCTACTACTGCTTCTTTAAAATACCCTAATCCTATCATAAAAGTTGTAACAATCAATCCCATTCCAAATGCTGTACCAAGATTACATAAGCATGGAGTTTCATATTCTTCAAAATAGCTAATATATTCGTCATCCTTTGCTAGTGAAATAATAGCAGGATTATCTGACAGATATGTCGTTATTATTCCAAGAGAAGCAACTCCAGGGAGACTGTATAAAGGTCTCATAAGCGGTGAAAAAATCTTATTCAATATCTTTACCAATCCAAACTCTGTAGCTAGTTTACCAAAGGCACCTGCTAATACTGCGATTGCCATTATATATAGTACTGTGTCTACTAGGAGCTGATAAGCTGTTGCCATGATAGTTGAAAACATGTTGCTAATTCCCATTTTAATACCTATATAACCAAAGAATGTTATTAATAAAACAAGAAAGGCAAGCGTATCTAAATAAGGAATTTTTCTTTTCTCTTTACCTGCCACAATATTTTGCATTTTCCCACTCCTTTAGACATTGTATTTAGTCAATCCACTCACATTATAACCAATAGTTCATCTAAAGGGCAATAGCTTAAAATCATAATTAAATTAAGTTTGTGTTAAATATTCTTGACAAATATTTAACAACTATTATCTAAAATTAATATTCATTGCCTTGGTTAGACTAAAAGCTTGGCAAGAAATTCTTTTGTTCTTTGATTTTTAGGTGTCTTAAATATTTCTTCAGCTGTTCCTTCCTCTATTATAAAGCCTTTATCCATAAAAAATACTCTATCAGCTACTTCTTTAGCAAAACCCATTTCATGGGTAACTACTATCATTGTCATACCTTCTTTAGCCAAGCCCTTCATAACATCTAGTACCTCTCCAACCATTTCAGGATCTAATGCAGATGTAGGCTCATCAAACAACAGCACATCTGGCGACATGGCTAAAGCTCTAGCTATAGCTATTCTTTGCTTCTGACCTCCCGAGAGATTTTGAGGATAAGTATTGGTTTTGTCTTCTAAGCCAATCCTCTTAAGAAGCTTTACAGCAATATTCCCAGCCTCTTCCTGTGACATCCCTTTAACTTTCATTGGAGCTATAGCTATATTTTCTAATACAGTTAGATGAGGGAAAAGATTAAATTGCTGAAATACCATCCCCATCTTTTGTCTTTGTAGATTTATATCATTTTTTTTACTTGTAATGGATTTTCCTTCAAAAATTATTTCTCCTGATGTAGGTTCTTCAAGTAGATTAAGGCATCTCAAAAAAGTACTTTTCCCTGAACCACTAGGACCGATGATAACTAGAACTTCACCTTTTTTTATATTTGTTGTTATGTTATTTAAAACTTCTAAATCTCCAAATTTTTTATTTAGATTACTAATCTCAATCACTTGTCTTTAACCTCCTCTCCACTCTACCTACTAGCTTAGATAGTGTGTATGTTAGCACAAAATAAATTACGGCAGCTGCTAAAAGAGGCTCAAAAGGTTTAAAGGTATTACCTCTTACTGTTTCAGCATTGTACATTATTTCAGGTACACCAATTACAGATACTATGGAAGATTCTTTTATAACAGTAATAAACTCGTTTCCTAATACAGGTAATATGTTCTTTAGTGCCTGAGGAAGTATAATATATCTCATTGACTGAACATGAGTCATACCGAGAGATCTTGCTGCTTCCATCTGTCCTTTATCAATAGCTTGAATCCCAGATCTAATTATTTCGGCTACATAGGCACCACTATTAAGCGATAATGCTACTATACCTGCAGGGATTGCTGAAAGATTAATAGGTAAACCATAGTAAACTATAAATAATTGCACTAATAGAGGTGTTCCTCTGACAAATTCTATATAAGCTGTTGAAAAAAATTTTAATAATTTTATTTTCGATTGCTTCATTAGCCCTAATAAAGTACCTAAAGCTACTCCAAATACTACAGAAAAAATTGCTATAACTACAGTATTCTTGGCACCTATTATAAAAAACATATAATATTTATTTAAAAAACTAAAATCTAACAAATCTTTACCTCCTAATAAGGGCTAATGCCATACATATTAACCCTATTCATTGTCCATAATTTCATTTGCATTGATTACAAATTCTTCTATCTTGTTTTCTTTCATTAGTCTTTCAATAGTTTTATTAATTGATTCTAATAATTCCTTATTTCCTTTTTTTACAGCCACTGCTGAACCGCCTTCTTCATCTTTAAATACAATATCAGTCATATATAATTCATCATTGCCCTTTACATAAGCGCTTGCCACAGGTTGTTCCACTACAACTGCATCGACCTTCCCGGTTTTAAGCTCAAGCATTAAATTAGATACTTTTCCAAGTGCTTTTATCTGTGGAGATTCTATTTGCTCTTTTGCTATATCCTCCTGTATTGCTCCTTTTTGAACTCCAATGATCTTTCCCTTTAAATCAGATATTTCTTTATATTTATCTATATCTTTTTTATTTACAACAAGTCCATGCTCTGCATTATAGTATATGGTTGAAAAATCTACTTCCTTTACTCTCTCAGCATCAGGTGTCATCCCTGCCATTACAAAATCAACCTTATCTGTCTTTAAATCAGCTAATAATCCGCCAAACTCCATGCTCTTTATTTCTAGTTCCACGCCTAAATCCTTTGCTATTTCTTCTGCTATTGCTATATCAAAACCAACTATAGTATCTTTTCCATTGACTTCTTTATGAAATTCATAGGGTGGGTAATCTGGACTTGTTCCTAGAACTATTTTTCCAGAAGCCTTTATTTTATCTAAGCTTGTTCCAGTCTTTCCAGCCTTTCCATTTCCTGAATCTTTCCCGCATCCAGTAAATGTAATTGTGATTAATGCTAAGATTAAAGCTACTACAACAATATTTTTTAATCCTTTTATCATTTTGACTCCCCCTTAATTTTTATCTAGATTTTATAATAATACATCTTTTTGTATATATTATCAAGTATTTTTTTAATATTTTTTACTAACAATTTATTCAATCAATTGAATTTAGTATAATTATAATTATGTAAATAAGTCATTCCCAGCTTGACAACGTTTTCATTTTGACTAATGCTCTAATCCTCTTTTATCTGCTGCTGCATGTTTTTTGTATAATGCATACTTATTCATGTAATTTTATTTGTTTAGAAATATAGGAATAAAAAAAAGCCACTCCCTTGAGTGACTAGTTAAATAAATCTTCTAAAAGCTTATCTGCTTTTCTTTTTCTTTCTTCTGTTTTCTCTTCATCAATATAAATATTATCTCCATCTATTATTAAGACAGAACCTTCCTTTACTTCTAATGGCAGTAAATCCTTCGGGATATTTTTCATAGTCTCATCTTCTAATTCCACAACTGCAAAGTCTTCTTCAAATCTATCTATTATACCCTTCAAATTTTTCACCTCTATTTCTTAATGCATGCTTTATGCGGCTGGTAGCCTTCATTTTCTGCTTCTTGAGTTGACTTAAATTCTACTTGGTTTTCTTTATTAGGCAGACTGCTGCAACTTTCAGAATGATATATTTTAGTGTTTTTATTTCCAATATATCTTTCTATATTTTCTTTAGAATTCTCTACATTATCTTCAGTATTATCAAATCCTTTTATATCTATATTGGTTCCATCTGAAATGAGTACAATTGTCCCCATTTCATCTGTTCTCAATATGCTTACCCCTTTTTTAGTCAATCTTTCAATTGTCTCTTTATGAGGATGTCCATAATCATTACCTTTTTCTACGGATATAACAGCATACTTTGGATCTATCTTATTTAAAAATTCTTCAGATGTAGATGTTCTACCTCCATGATGCCCTACTTTTAACACATTTGCTGATAAGTTATATCCCTTTTTAATCATTTCGTTTTCAGATGGTTTTTCTGCATCTCCAGTAAATATAAATGATGTGTCCTTGTATTCTAATTTAGTCACTATAGAATAATCATTAGTCTCACTATATTCAGAAGAGTTTGGAGCTAGTATACTGAACTTTAACCCATCTTCCATGATAATATCTATTCCAGCCTTCCCTTCTACAGCCTTTAGTCCCTTATTCTTTATTTCAGCTACTAGGGTTTCAAATATCTTTGTAGAAGCAGATTTTTTTGGCATATATATCTTTTCTATATCGAAGTTTTTAATAACTTCTGGAAGCCCACCAATATGATCCTCATGAGGATGTGTTGCTATGAGATAATCAATCTTTTGTATTTTTAACCCTTTAATATAGTCTATTATTAGCCCCGCATCTCCTCTATTTCCTCCATCTATAAGTGAAGTAGTGCCATTTGGCATCTGTATAAGTATACTGTCTGCTTGACCTACATCTAAAAAGTGTATTACTAGATTGCTATCATTGCCAATACTTGAACCTTGGCTATCTTCTAAAGTCCCTAGATCTTCACAGCCTGTTATGAGTAAAAGAATTGCTATAATCAGTAGTAAAATATTATTTAATTTTCTCAAACTTATCTATATCCTCCTTCTATGTTGCTATTTACCTTATTTTTGGTCTTATCTTATTTCGATAAAAGTACACACCTAGACTAAATGCATAATCGTATACTATAAATGCTAGCTGCATTAATAGAAATACTGCCCAAGCTGGAAGCTTTATTATTATCTCTCCAAGCAAAGCTCTACTGACAATACTGTATGTAATATAAATAGATAGATTAAATAACATGAACTTTATAAACAACTCAACTGCAAGAATATTTATTCTTTCAATCAACGACTTTACTATTGCATAATAGCCAAAGAAAATAGCATATGGTAGTACTGCCGCCTTATTTGGAATTATGATAAAACTAAGTATAGAAGATGAAAAATATACTAAAACAGCAAAACCAATATTATTTTCAATTATAATCGCTGCAAGAAAGAAAGTACTTAGAGCAAAGAAAAACAGTCTATTTGTTGGCAATATTGAAGATATATATAGTGATACAGTTGACAAAAGAGTCACTATACCACCTAAAGCAACTTTTTGTGATTTACTATTATATCTTCTCATAATTATCCTCCCACTATATGCAGCGTATCAAATCTCCCCCAAGACATTCGCAGAGACAGTCACTGCAGAACAAGCATTGACATATTTCACAAAAAGATGGGTCTTTTCTATATCCTCTACTAGTTCCGATGTCCCTATATGCATTTGCTCTAGAAGCTAAATTGTTCAAAGCCGTCCTATACTCTGTATTATAAGGATCAAGGTTCACAGCTAATTGTATATGCTGATATGCCATATCATACCATCCACGTCTAAGGAATATTATTCCTTTTAAGTAGTTCCATTCAGCATCTCTAGAGGTAATGCTTTCTAGCATTTGATCTGCTTGATTAATATTTCCTCTTTCAATATAGGCCCTAATCTGTGTATAAATACTAGAATTATTATTATTATATTGCTGGTTGCTCCAATTATTACTTTCTTGATTTCTATTATAGTTGCCTTTGTTTTTCATTAGGAAATCATATGCTTCATTAATTTCCTTTAATTTTTCTTCTGCCAAATCTGATAAGGGATTGTTAGCATATTGATCTGGATGATATTTTCTAACTAACTTCTTATACGCTGCTTTTATTTCTTCTTCGCTAGCACCTTCTCTAATTTCTAAGACTTCATATGGATTTCGCATGTTTGCAGACCTCCCTTTTATTTAGTATTACTTCCATCTTATGTCGAGTTCCCATATAGACTATATTTTCAATTATACCCTGATTTTTTCTTATATTGAGAATTTCAAAGCTTTTTGAAATAGCTTCTAAAGACATGGTTAAAGAAAATTCTATAGAGGCTACTATCCTCTCTTTAAAATTATCTACCGTTTCATCTTTATTGTAATTATATTGCAGCAGAACTGGGTTATAGCTTTTGTTTTTAATATCATCTTCTAAATCGTTAAAAGCATCTAATATATATATCCATCTTCCAAGATTATATCCTATCCACTTGAGGATTCTTTCTGTCTTATTGTCTTCAATATAATCTGGAGCTGATATTTCTTCCATGAGCTTTCCAAAAGTATCTGCAGCTTCATCTATTCGATTACATTTATTTTTTTCTAATTCCGTAAGCTTATCTAAACAATCTTTTATTACAAGAGACTTATTATTATATGCATTATTTGCCTTTTTTAGTGGCAACAAGAAAGGAGTAGCTGCTATTAGTGATTTAATAGATTTTTCATCCTTCCAATTGTCTAATAATTTATAATATATAAGTATGATGCTTATATTTGAAGCATAGATTAAGGATTTATTTGTATTTACTATGTCTTTCTTTTTTAAGGGATTAGCTATACAGCCTTCTCGGGTTATAATTTCCTTTTCTTCTTCTATTGAAGATAGCAATAATGCTAGGAAAGTTAAATCATAATTTAATCCAAACCTTACTATATGATTAAACTCTTTCCCCAGAGTTTTACAAAGCCCACAGTAATATGCTTTAAACATATCATACTCTCTAACCTTTAGTTCGCTTTTATAAGGAGTTACGTATCCAAACAATATGATTCACTCTCTCAGAAATATTTACGTGCATATATCTATTTTAATTTATAAGTAAGTATATATCAATAAACAAAATATGAAATATGAATCTCTTATACCTCTACCCAAATCAAGATATTTTCATAGTAAAAAAGTAAGAGACCCTTCGCTATACTTCTCAGGGTGACAAAGAATGTTCCCATCCTAAGTGTAACGAAAGATCTCAATTTGTAATTAGCTATATACTTTTATATTTCCAATACCAGTTTTTATTGTACTTCAATTGGTTTTATTTCTGGTCTTGTAACCTTCCAGATTCCATTTTCCTTTTTAAGCTTCCATGAAGCCTCTTCACTTATTGCCTTTAGCTCTTTTTCCTCAAGCTTTGTACTATATTCATAGGATAGCTTAACCTCTGCATTATTCTCATCCATTAAAACATACTCTTTCACTTCAAATTTAATTAGCTTTAAGTCTAGTGATTCTACACTAGTTTCAAATTCTTCATAGTTAAAGACTCTATCTTTTATTGGTGTAAGAAGATACATCTTTGAGTAAACTTTATTTTTCTCTGCATTTAGATAATCTTTTAGTACACTGTCAGGCGTTCTGCCAATTAAGTCCTTTTCTTTATCCTGTCTTTTATCTGGAGTAATCACATTGTTTTCTGCTTCCATAGGAAAATATGCTAATGGATCATAGGTATTTCCTGCATTCCAAACAAGATACTCATTAATTCCAAGTTCTTTTCCAGCCAATATCTGTTCTCTTACTTCTTTAGGTGTATAGTTTATATATCCCTTCACCCAAGATGCTGTGAAGCCTTGAATCCAAGGCCTAATTACTGGAGGGTTCTCTAATGAAGCATTTCTTTCAATAGCTTCTTTTAACGCTCCTGCCAGTACTCCATAAGGTTCTTTATCTGGTACTGCATATCCATACCAGCCTGCACCGTAGTGACTTGGATATATCATAGGGCACATATAATCTGCACTCTTAGCCATTTTTCTCCAAGTCTGACCTATATCCTCTGGTTTATCATCCCAGGATTTTGTTATAACTCCAAAAACATCGGCTGCAATATTAACCTTATAAGATTCCAGCTCTTGTTTTGCATATTCAAGAAAATCCTCTACCGCCTCATCTTTAGCTCTACCATCTCTGCCGGGAAACTCCGTTATAGGATTATATTTTTTTGCATTATCAGGAAAACGTATATAGTCAAATTGAATCTCCTTAAACCCATTTAATACTGCTTCCTTTGCAATAGCTATATCATAATTCCAAACAAACTTATCATATGGATTTACCCATGCCACACCTTTATTATCTCTCCAAACCCCTCCCGATTTAAGCTGTATAGCATGATCAGTTCTATGACTAGCAAAATTTTTATCTTTAAATGTTACAATTCTAGCTATAGGATAAATATCATACTCTTCAAGTAGTTCCATTAGTGCTTTAACATCTTTAATTCTCACATTTTTATTAGCTTCAACCTGATCAACTATAGCTATATCGCTTTTATATGTCATTAATCCATCATCATCTTTTACGTCAATAACTACAGTATTGATCTCAGTAGCTACTGCAATGCCAAGTATCTTCTCAAATTTATTAAGCTTGTCCACCTGTGGTTTTAGTTCTTTTATTTTTTCATTATTTTTTGTGTGTAATGCCTTAGCATATTCCGAATATATTTCTACATTTGCCTTGTCCACTGTCATACCTGCTACATTACCCGTAACAAAAAGTCCCTTAGCTTCGACTTTTTCTATTTCCCTATCATCATCTAAAGGTAACAAAGGCACATAAAAATCTCCAAGTTCTTCTTTTCTTTGCTCTTCTAGAGCCTTCCTTTCTTCTACCTTTTTTTCAAGCTCTGCTTTTTTTTCTTCTTCTGACATCTCTTTATTATCTTCTTTTTGTTCATTATTATCCCCACCTATAGTATCTGCTTGTACAACTTTACCGCCTGATGGGTTTTTTGATATTTGACAGCCCGTAATTAATAAGGATAAAACTAAAATAAGTACCATTAATGTTGACACGACCGGATATTTCCTCATATGCTACAATAACCTCCATAAAATTATTTGAAATATATAAGCTGAAAAATTTTAAAAAATATATATATTCTACTTTATTCTACTTTATTTTTACATCTAAGATGTTACAGAACGATTACACATTAACTACAAGATTATTTCTTTACTTCTGCCATACCTTTATTGGCTAATGCATCTGCTAATTCATTAAGCTCTATCCCACTATGTCCTTTAACCTTTATGAAATTGATGCTATTAAAACTATTGACTAAATCAATTAACTCGCTCCATAAATCTTTGTTTTCAACAGGCTCCTTTTTGGAATTAATCCAGCCATTTTTTTGCCATTTAACATACCATTTTTGGTTAAAACAATTACATAAATAAGCAGAATCTGTATGTATTTCTATGGGTATACTTTTTTTCTTAAGGGCTTGGAGAGCCATAATACAAGCTTTAAGCTCCATCCTATTATTAGTGGTGTTGATTTCTCCACCACATATTTCTTTTCTATTATCTTTATATATAAGTACTGCTCCATATCCCCCTATATTTTCGTCATGCTGATTCCCTGAGCATGCCCCATCTGTATATATAATTATTTTATCTTCCATCCTATCCCATCCTAGTTTAATTATAGTTTTATTTTGTTTAAAGCATCTCTTAAGCTAATTAGCTCTTCTTTCGTCAAAGTGATTCCTTTTCCCATCTTTTCCTTGTCAGGTGCCCAATCTCTAATATCATATTTAGGCTCTCTAGCATTCCAGCTGATTAGGTTTAATTCCTTAGTCCAGCCTTTTGATGATTCAGAAAATACAGCTATTTCTTCAACAACCTCATATTTTATTTCTCCCACAACTATTCCTCCTCAGCATTTAAATTTTATTTGTCCTTTTATGTCTTATTATACTATAATAATAGACATAATGAAGTAAAATTATATGAATAAATATTAAGTAAAATATATTAAACTATAATTATGGAGTGTGAAGTCATGAAAAAAACAAAATTATTTAATAAAAAAGCTATTATAGTTATACCTATTGTGCTTGCACTATTATTAGGCTCTGTAGGCACCCTAGGACTAATGGGTCTAGGTAATCAACCTGATTCCAATGAATCACAGTCAGAATATCTTAGCATTGATGATCTAAAAAAGTTAATTGACAATGAAACTGTGTTAAAGATAATGGACATTCATGAAAATCTTGATAACTATATAGATGAGACACAGACCTTTGAAATGCAGTTTTTTGAATTTGAAGATGGATATTCTGTAGGTATTGAATACTCTTTTGAAGGTGGAGAGCCTCTATTGTTTGATATACCTGCTAATTTCACTAATGTAGAGTTACCTGAAGATATACAAAATAGTGATTGGATAAAAGTATCAGGAAAAATTGGCAGAACTGATGAGGCAGATAGTGACCATACCCATACTGTTCCAGTCATTTACGTTAGTTCAATTGAAAAAATTGATAAATAATAGCTTTCTTATTTAAAAGTACAATTTGACTTACTCTATATCCAATAATAGAATTTAACAAGTACGCAGTTAATTCAATAAAGGAGTGAGCAAATTGGATAAAGTTAAAAAAGTTATTTTACTATGTCACTGTGTAATAAATGAAAAATCAAAGGTAAAGAAAGTTGATATTAACCCTCCTGGAGATATTAAAGAATTTATTAATCTACTTATAGATAATGAAATCGGTATTATACAGCTACCCTGTCCTGAATTGACATGCTATGGATTAAAAAGATGGGGTCATGTTAAGGAACAGTTTGATACTCTCTATTATAGAAAAATTTGCAGGGAACTTTTCCAGCCTTATCTTGAGCAAATTCAGGAGTACTTAGCTAATAATTACAAAATAGTCGGCTTAGTTGGCATTGAAGGCAGTCCTACCTGTGGAGTTTATAGAACATGCTCTGGAAAATGGGGAGGACAATTAGGTAACAATCCTTATCTTCAAGATACTTTAAATACTATAACTTTAGCAGAAGAAAGTG is part of the Proteiniborus sp. MB09-C3 genome and encodes:
- the asnA gene encoding aspartate--ammonia ligase, with translation MIKGLIVPDDYKPALDVIDTEIAIKEIKDYFEGELAKELNLIRVSAPLFVKPETGLNDDLSGMEKPVSFGMKYDNYAKLEIVHSLAKWKRMALDKYGFKPNTGLYTDMNAIRAEEDLDNIHSIYVDQWDWELVIEKAQRTEKYLIEIVRRIYNVFLKVEKYITGIYPQLDKNLPENITIITTQELEDMYPNLTPKEREHAIAKEKKAIFLMKIGDLLNSGTKHDGRAPDYDDWKLNGDIIFWNPILEQEIELSSMGIRVDKEALIEQLRKSDSEDRLSLDYHQMLLSEKLPYTIGGGIGQSRICMFFLQKAHIGEVQASAWPKDMIRNCNMANIFLL
- a CDS encoding amino acid ABC transporter ATP-binding protein gives rise to the protein MIEISNLNKKFGDLEVLNNITTNIKKGEVLVIIGPSGSGKSTFLRCLNLLEEPTSGEIIFEGKSITSKKNDINLQRQKMGMVFQQFNLFPHLTVLENIAIAPMKVKGMSQEEAGNIAVKLLKRIGLEDKTNTYPQNLSGGQKQRIAIARALAMSPDVLLFDEPTSALDPEMVGEVLDVMKGLAKEGMTMIVVTHEMGFAKEVADRVFFMDKGFIIEEGTAEEIFKTPKNQRTKEFLAKLLV
- a CDS encoding amino acid ABC transporter permease, translated to MFFIIGAKNTVVIAIFSVVFGVALGTLLGLMKQSKIKLLKFFSTAYIEFVRGTPLLVQLFIVYYGLPINLSAIPAGIVALSLNSGAYVAEIIRSGIQAIDKGQMEAARSLGMTHVQSMRYIILPQALKNILPVLGNEFITVIKESSIVSVIGVPEIMYNAETVRGNTFKPFEPLLAAAVIYFVLTYTLSKLVGRVERRLKTSD
- a CDS encoding ABC transporter substrate-binding protein; the encoded protein is MIKGLKNIVVVALILALITITFTGCGKDSGNGKAGKTGTSLDKIKASGKIVLGTSPDYPPYEFHKEVNGKDTIVGFDIAIAEEIAKDLGVELEIKSMEFGGLLADLKTDKVDFVMAGMTPDAERVKEVDFSTIYYNAEHGLVVNKKDIDKYKEISDLKGKIIGVQKGAIQEDIAKEQIESPQIKALGKVSNLMLELKTGKVDAVVVEQPVASAYVKGNDELYMTDIVFKDEEGGSAVAVKKGNKELLESINKTIERLMKENKIEEFVINANEIMDNE
- a CDS encoding DUF3006 domain-containing protein; this encodes MKGIIDRFEEDFAVVELEDETMKNIPKDLLPLEVKEGSVLIIDGDNIYIDEEKTEERKRKADKLLEDLFN
- a CDS encoding MBL fold metallo-hydrolase; translation: MRKLNNILLLIIAILLLITGCEDLGTLEDSQGSSIGNDSNLVIHFLDVGQADSILIQMPNGTTSLIDGGNRGDAGLIIDYIKGLKIQKIDYLIATHPHEDHIGGLPEVIKNFDIEKIYMPKKSASTKIFETLVAEIKNKGLKAVEGKAGIDIIMEDGLKFSILAPNSSEYSETNDYSIVTKLEYKDTSFIFTGDAEKPSENEMIKKGYNLSANVLKVGHHGGRTSTSEEFLNKIDPKYAVISVEKGNDYGHPHKETIERLTKKGVSILRTDEMGTIVLISDGTNIDIKGFDNTEDNVENSKENIERYIGNKNTKIYHSESCSSLPNKENQVEFKSTQEAENEGYQPHKACIKK
- a CDS encoding DnaJ domain-containing protein; protein product: MRNPYEVLEIREGASEEEIKAAYKKLVRKYHPDQYANNPLSDLAEEKLKEINEAYDFLMKNKGNYNRNQESNNWSNQQYNNNNSSIYTQIRAYIERGNINQADQMLESITSRDAEWNYLKGIIFLRRGWYDMAYQHIQLAVNLDPYNTEYRTALNNLASRANAYRDIGTSRGYRKDPSFCEICQCLFCSDCLCECLGGDLIRCI
- a CDS encoding DUF5685 family protein translates to MFGYVTPYKSELKVREYDMFKAYYCGLCKTLGKEFNHIVRFGLNYDLTFLALLLSSIEEEKEIITREGCIANPLKKKDIVNTNKSLIYASNISIILIYYKLLDNWKDEKSIKSLIAATPFLLPLKKANNAYNNKSLVIKDCLDKLTELEKNKCNRIDEAADTFGKLMEEISAPDYIEDNKTERILKWIGYNLGRWIYILDAFNDLEDDIKNKSYNPVLLQYNYNKDETVDNFKERIVASIEFSLTMSLEAISKSFEILNIRKNQGIIENIVYMGTRHKMEVILNKREVCKHAKSI